The genomic segment TGTCACGCCTCCATCCTTGTTTCATTGGACCCAGTTGATTACTCCCAGCACTGGCTCCTTCCCCGGCTCCAAGACATGGTTCTTCTATGGTTCTTCTCCTACCTCTGGGATGACCCTGTCTTAGTTTCTTCTTGCTCTTCCTTCCTGGAACTGCTGGTTGCTCAGCCCTGTCCCCCAACTTAAGTTCCCTTGCAGGCGTTAGCATCGCTGTGGCAAACACCCAGCAGCTCCCCTCCCTCCTTACCCAGAACCTCGGGCAGCTGTGGAGGCCAAGTGTGCAGCTCCAAACCTGCGGTGGCTCACTGAGTCTAGGGTGCCAGCGAACCTACTGAAGGATTTATGAGCTGACTCGATATCTGAAATTTACTTCAAGATAATCAAAGCAGGAGGGGGTGGCAGTATAGATGTAACAACACTGGCCTTCCTGTGTTGACAATTACTGAAACCAGGCGATGGACACATGGAGGTTCATGAcactattttctctattttttaaaatgcgggatattttccacaataaaaaatgaaagaaaaaaaaaaaaaccccaaaacccacCACATTAGACAACACACTTCAATTTCATAGGTGTTAGGATGTGAACATAAAACGTGATACACTTCCCAGCCTGCCTTGCAGCCAGGGCGGCCACGAGACACAGTTCTGGCCAGTCAGGTGCAGGTGGAAATCGCCGAGCGGGGGAGCCGGCTCCTGCTGTTCGCCCCTCTGCTTCTTCCAGCCCAGGCCACGGCCACAGTGCCAGAGGTGGTGTGGCCATCTTGTGACCACGAGGCAATGGGCATGACAATGACGGCCACATGCCAGGGATGGCAGAGAGGGGGCTGGAAGGAGCCTGAGGCCTGATGGCACTGAGGAGTGGGTCCTGCCTTGTCTTTATCTGAGAAAAATAATCCCCTACCGGAGGCACTGTTAGCGTGGGCTCCCCTTCCGTGAGGCCAAATGAATCCTTACTGATCCAACACCTCTCTGCTGGTGACTCCCAAGTCCCGATTGCTCCCCCAGCTCCACACCCGAACATCCACCATCCCCCGAGCTCCCTGCCCAGCTGGGCGTCCCAGACGGAGGAGTCAGTGTTAGGAGAAAAGGACGGTGGGTAGATAGTAGCCGATGGGTTTGCAGGTGGGGAGTGAGAAGGCCTCTCTGTAGAGCAGAAGGTGCTGATGCAGCAAGAACGCGGCAGGGGGCGGCGGGAGAGGCTggagagtggggctggggggccgAAACGTCTGCACATTTACGGCTCTTCACAAGCCCATGGAGAAACTTCATTCCCATTCAAAAGCAGGCCGACTTGGGGTTCAGAGAGGTGATGTCACTTGCCAtggccacacagctggtcagtGGAGGGGTAGAGGGTAtgaacccagctctgcctggctgCAGGGCAGGCCTGTGCCCAGAGGACAGCCGAGGCGGTGATAGGATGGAGGCGGCCGCGCTTCTCGGTAGACAGCGATGAGCGCACGTAAGAGTCAGCGCCATCACCTCCCACCCTCCCGGCCCCATCGCTCACCCACCTGACCTCTGTCCTGAAATTCTTGACTGGTAAATAGCAAGCGACACTagctttccttctcctcccctccccaggaaaCCCACTGTTTCTAATGACATGATGTCACCGCTGGAATGGCAACAGTACAGCCCAACAATTCTCAAGGCCACCAGCTCACCGGAACTTCCCAGGAGTCCCAGAGAGGGTTATCGGGCCACAGTACAGAGGGAGAAGTGGAAGCCTGGAAGATTCCCTGGCTTGTAGGAACAACTCAGGGGCACTGCCCTGCATGGCCGCCAAGTCCCCTCCCTATCCCGCTCACCTGGGACGCCATCAGTGTCTTGCTGTAGTAATCGGGGGGCATTATGGTCTCCACAATGGCCACCAGGCACCAGAAGGCGCTCTCCTCCTTGTCTAGGACCAGCAGAGCGATGGCCGCCAGCCtggagtgggagggaaggagccCTGGAGTGACCCACACAAGTCAGAGCCCTGCCAGGCAGCCCATGACGGAGGTGGCTCACTGGGTCCCACAGGGTAAGTCCTTCTACACAAGTACCAGTCCAACGCCACTCCCCACTCCCTAGCCTGGCTGGTGGTCCCGGCACCTGGAGTGAGATGAACACTCTTTTGGGGAAGATGACCCTGGTGGTTTCCAGAGCAATGGGGACCACTTCAGAGCAGGGGCTCTGGAGTTAGCCTGCCTGGGTGTGAATCTTGCTCTTGCTGCTTCctgaatgaccttgggcaagttacttaacctctctgagcctcagcctcctcataaTAATCacaggactgttgtgaggataaaTGGAGTTCATTTAGTGCCTAGCATATTGCCAGAAACATAGTGAGCTcttataaatgttagctatcctCACCTTAATAATCACAGGCTTTGAGACCTTGGCAAGCAcactaacctctctgagtctgcaAAGTGAGACTAACAACATCTGCCCCCCGGCTGGGAGTGAGCAGAAGGACCTACAGTGCCTTGCTCACTGGCCTACACCAGGCGCTCAATGCGCACAGGTCTTTTTCTCCTCTACGTCCCCGCCCCTTAAAGCTCTCACGAGGCTCTAGTGAGAGCACAGGTGAGAAAAAGATCCCCCCCAGGGCTGAGCAGGGAAGTCTTCCTGGGAGAAGTACTGTTTTCTCTCCTTATCCCATCTTCCCTGGCAGCTCTCAGCCACGGCCAATCCAGGAACACATTTCCCAAATGCTAAGTGAACACAGGGTCCCACATTCAAAGACACGTGGGGGATGCTGCGCATTCCAGCCCCGTCTTAGAGGCTCACGATGTACACTGACCATCCTAGTAAAGCCTCTGAGACACCCCGCAGTAACGAAGCCCTGTGTCACTGACTCCAGCTAACCCAGGGTTGCCCAGCGGGCCGTGGAGGGCCTTTGTACGCTGCACCCATGGAGGCCTCGTGGATCAAGCACTCCCCAGAGCAGCCTCGGGGACACGTCACTTTACAGCATTTGATGCCTCAGACTCTGTGCACGTAAAGAGCATATTTCATTGTTCAGACATTTATGCTTCTCTGGGTTCTCACTGGATTGGATTCATGATCTCCACCCTTCTTCTGAGGTTCATGACTCTTAGAAACAGGGTCAAATctcaaaagacaagaaaagaaatcccttctctttctccagtAGATTGGGAAGGAATTTTTCCCCACTATGGGTCAAATATTTGTACAAACCTTCCTGAGTCTGAGCTGAGTGAGTGAAGAAAAGAATAGTCACAGAGCTGCGGGGAAGGGAACCTCCAGAGGTCACGGAGTTCAAGGATAGCAAATTTGAGGTATATTGGCCACCACTTTCTTTGTGCCCACAGCAGACATGACCAATTGATCATGGCAACATTCCCTTTGTCTATGCCCAGGGAAGACATAACTAATTGATCATGGCACTCTTTCCCCCTGGTCTGGAGGCAGCCTTAGAAACTCACTTAAAACAAGGCTCCAGGTAGCTGCCTCCTACTGGTTATTTCTGGGCTGGACAAATTCCTTATTGCACTGATgggaaaaccaaggcccagaaagcagaagtgacttgctcaagatcaaaGTCAGTTGGTGGCAGGGTGGAAACAGAACCCAGCACTCCCAAAGTCTAGCCTGGTgctctccaccctcccccaccctgttCCCCCTGAGCCTCAGGATGTCCCCAGGAGTTGGCTGCCAGCATTGGTTTAGACTTCTGCACACACTAGAAGGTCCATTATCCGAGGCTGGGTGCCAGGGCTTACTAACTGACTGCTCAGGGCCACAGCAGGACTGCAGTAGGCCTGTAGAGGAGGGAGTGTGTCAATGGGGACAAGAAAAAACTACTTTTAAAGCATTCCACTTATTTTCACAGGgaaatagctttaaaatttttgctgtAAATTAGCATTAGGTCATAACTATGATAACTGTCATTGTCTAAACAGGCTGGATTTGTTGCCTTAGAAGCAGGGTCTGTCATCTTGAGACACCACACATGCAGTTCTAACGGCCACCACTAGATGGCAACTAAGACAAGTGCAGGGCCTGCAGGCTTGGGTTTTGGGCCAATGTGCTGCACATCTGAACAGGCTTGCTATTACAATAAGGTTCTATTTTAAGCAATTGCATATTTACATAAATACCAATTATCTGCGCTTGCATAtcaaatttaagtaaaaatagcaTTCAGAGAAAGATTGAAAAAACACCCTCCGGgtattttctgcctttcttggTCTCAGTTGTCCCTAGATCCCCTTCTGCAGCCTGTGTGTTACCTCTTTCCACACAGGGAGAAGTTTCTCTCTTTCCATGAAGCTATTGCAAGGCCCCTTCCTGTTACAGGATGTTCCCCTACCCCTTCAGCACAGACTGAACTCCAGAGCAGGTCTCACAGAGGTTACATCTACACAGGAAAAAGGGTTTCTGGGAGGCCTTGGCACACCCTCTGCCACCGCTGCCGTCTCAGTGAGTGTGGGCTGCAGGAAGGACTGGGTTTGGGGACCAGAGTCCAAGGTTAGTAGTTGGCTCGGCCACCGTGTGTGGTGAGGCACTGGGCATGTTCCTCAGTCTCTCGGGCCCTCTAGTCTCATGTGGACAATGGGGCCACCAATGCCCACCTCACAGGGTTTTCATGAGGATTCAATGGCATCAGGTATGCTAAGCACCTGGCATCCACGAGGCCCTCATCAAGCATTACTTCCCACCTGACCGTTGCATGagatgtaaaaatttttattcatactaATCGCATAGCTTCCAGCTCCCTTACAGCTAGTCTTAAAGAGGCTTTGCAAATTTTGTCTCTTCTGGATTTTAACATGTTCAAACCGATAAGAAGTGCACAGGCTTTTGCTTggctgctgaatgaatgaaattcctACAGATATCACCTGTAGCAGACATTTAGAGTAGCATGAAATCCGAACACAATTTCTAAGGAGGCCTAGACTGGGAGGCATTATGGTTGGAGTTTAACTCTTAAGGCCCAGTAATTGTATATATGCATGCTCAATTTCACCTAATTTTAGGGTGGAAAAAATACCTACTCTTGAGAATCATTCAAATTTGAGTGAGAACAATTTGGATGTTTACTCTGTGTTAAATAAATGTCACACACCACCTAGTCTGAAAAGAGCAGAAAGGCTTATGTAAATTTTGCCTGAGTATATGTGTTTAAATTAAATTGAGTCAAAACTTGCTTCGggaaatatttgagatgatgcaACCTCTACTGAGATACCTGGGGGCATCCAGGACGGTTCCCTGCAGTTTTGGAGGGGGCAGCCCCATGAACCAGGTGACATCATCTCTACCCCcaatctcttcctccctcccctgatGGAGGAATGGACCAGAATTGGAAATTATTCCAGGCTGGGCCATTCAGATTCCTTCTTTGGGGAATTCAGGACTGGGACACGAGGGTTGAGTGTGTGAGGGATGGGGTGAGAAGATTTGCTGAAAGGCCCAAGGCTCAGGGGCTGAGGCCTCCATTCCGGCAACCTTGATGGGCCCTAAACATCCCCAAAATGAGTGGGCAGAGGCTGGTTTGctgagagagaaggaagcaggCGTGTGGAGTGAGGGAGAGGCCAGAGGCCACGTAGCCGCAGAGAGGGCTGCAGACAAGTGCCTTGGTGCTGTACGTCCTCAGGGGATGGCATCTCAGGGACTAGGTATGAGGGCTGCCCCTGGGGCCGTGCAGTGCTGCGCCCCTGCTGGAGAGGGCAGTTGCCTTCCTTCCAATGACCAGCTGGTCCTcagctctattttcttttcctggcttCTGTGAGCTCCCTCTATAACATTTACAAATTCCCTTTTCCTTGGGCTCCTCTGAGGAGGGTTCATTTAAAGCAAACGATCCCAGCAAATGACCCCGACAGTCCTGCAATATGTGAGCCAGGCCACACACTATATACTCCAGTGGACCATTCACGACGCTTTCTACGTGAGTCGCACCTCCCTGAGCACGGATCAAAGGAGAGAGCACGGGACAGGGGGCCCTGAGCTCTGGCCTCTGGCCCATCTCTGTCTTGAACATGTCATCTCACCTGCCCGTCCCCATTTGTCCAGTGAGGACCAAGCGTCCTGGGCTCATGTCTCAGGGCTCTTGGGAGGCTCCAAAGAGAcagagcaggccgggcgcggtggctcacacctgtaatcctagcactctgggaggctgaggcgggtggatcgctcgaggtcaggagttcgagaccagcctgagcaagagtgagaccccgtctctaataaaaatagaaagaaattatatggacaactaaaatatatacatacaaaaaaattagccgggcatggtggcgcatgtctgtagtcccagctacttgggaggctgaggcagtaggatcgcttaagcccaggagtttgaggttgctgtgagctagactgacgccagggcactcactctagcccgggcaacagagtgagactctgtctcaaaaaaaaccaaaaaaacaaaaaaacaaagagacagaGCAGTGCTCTGAAAGGTAAGGGCCACGCCCTCACTCGGCTATAGCTGCTCACCTGTTCAGGCCCTGGCAGTAGCCGATGGTGGGGTTCTGCCAGGAGAAGGCCAGCAGCACCCGGCGGAGCTTGTCGGGGAAGCCGGAGGTGGGGCAGGTGAAGTGCTTGTTGTTGGGGAAGGTGCGGTTCAGGTCCAGCTCGATCTGGCGGGCAGCAGGGTGCTTGCTGGCCTGGCTCCGGCTCAGCAGCTCCTGGTAGCAGCCGGGAGTGTGTAGGTGCTGGGTGCGGCGGTGGACCAGCCACCTCCAGACGCGTGGCCGGTGTTCGTGGGGCACTCCTGCCCGCAGCAGCTGCTTCAGCTCGGCCGAGGGCACGAGCTCAGCCAGGGCAGCCCAGCGTTCCCGCAGCGGCCGCTCCACGGCCTCGAGGGACAGCAGGTGGCGGGAGCGCACCTCCAGTGCCTGGATCTTGGCCAGCAGCTTCAGGTCTTCTACCTCGTAGTCGGGCACCCTCAGGAAGCCATACTCATCATACTCACTGCCAAAGAAAAGCCCACGTTAGCAAAGCCTTGCAGAGCCCTGCCCCAGATAGgggggcagtggggcagggggaggacccTGGGCCAGGTTCCTGCCTGGCTTCATGGAAGGTTAGCCATGCAGCTCAGGACACGTGACTTCAGTTCTCCcaacctcagtttgctcatctgtataatgggtgTAGGAACCCTGCTCTGCCTCATGAAGACCTGGTGAGATCCTCTGTTGTAAGCTGCTGGGGGCCTGGAAAgcgcctggtacatagtaagtgcttaagaGGTATTCGCTCACTCATTCTGTGCAAATGTAAAGGACCCTCTTATTACACACAGCCTTAGGCCCAGGGAGCCCCGCATGCTAACACAGAACCCCACTTACCACAGCCACTAAGCCCAGTGATGGATGGGGAACAGACAGCACCAAAGATAAGCAGAGGTGGGACAGCTGGGGACCCATTCCAGCTGGCCTTTCATTTATTCACCCCTACTATGTGCCCTGCATGagctatctcatttaatcccagtGATCCTGCAAAGCAGGGCTCTTAGCCCACATCTTATGGAGACTGAgtatgaggctcagaaaggtaaaGAGACttgtccacagtcacacagcaaGACAGCCAGGCCTGGCTTCAAAGCTCGGGCTCCTGCCACTACTGGGCCACCCAGCCTCCAGGGGCTTTCGAGGACAGCCACACTCGTTTCCGTTACGTTTAACTACTGTGTCCACTGTGCTCAGCACGGGCTTGGCACAGAGGCGGCAGCCGGCTtggctcccctcctcccctctctgacAAACACGTTCGTGGGGCACCTGGACGAGTGGAAAAAGCGGGGCCTGCAGGCGACCCCACGTCTGCGCTGACGTGCGGTCTGAGCCTGCACTGCCTCCGCTGCAACCACACGCTCGTGGATCTGGAGATCGCAGGCGGTAACGGCTGTGCGGTGCTCGCGCACGGCCAGCAGGGACCGGCAGCCGCTGGGCTCACCTGATGGGGCTCATCTCCATGCCCTCAGAGGCCTCGCCGGCTTCCCACTGCAGCGCCTCCTGGGTGAGCTGCCTCAGCAGCTCCACGCACTCGCTGGCCCCGTCCCCCACGGCCTCCTGCAGCCTCCGCAGCCCCGCCAGGTACTTGCTCTCCACCTGGCAGTTCCTGGCTTGCAGGTAGGCGCACTGCAAGAGGGAGAGGCACGGCTGGTCAGGCCGCCTGGTTGGGCCTGGGCTGCCCCACAGCTTTAGGGTGGCACTGCCCTCACCTGCCCGGACTCCCAAATCCCACACCTTTGTACAAGGGAAGGGAGATGGGCCCTGAATCTGGTGGTTTCCAGTAAGGTAGACAAGAGGGGaccaggcccagggctggagctggttcagaagaaagaggagaaggatgCACAGGGACGATACAGGCTCTTGCATGGCCCACAGTACCATCCTGGTTCAGCCACGGATAGCTGTGTGGCCtgtggcaaattacttaacctctctgtgccttagttcatccatctgtaaaatggggctaaagAGAGTCTGCCTCAGGATTCTGGCAAAGATCAGAAGAGCTGATATATAAAAGCTCTTCCCAGGGCAGCTGGCACAGAGCGAACTCTGTGGGTAGCATGAGGGAGCACTTGCCCAGGGGACGGACACTGCCCTTTGCCCTCTGCTGCCACCATGTGGGCCACACATCACATCCCTCCCCCTTCAAAGCCTTCACGCACCCTCTTCCCTTGCCTGGGACGCTCCCCACGACATGCCCCCTTCCCGTGaacttttctgtttctatttacaCAAGCCGGATGGTGCTAGGCAGGTCAGGCCACCTCCTTGTTTTCCATCTTTGTGAGATGGGGACAATAAAAATTTGCTTAATGACCCCTGGGCCACCCTGGCTTCCGTCTCATCCtggggtggcagggggtggggggacctcAGGGGCAAGGCTGCAATTCTGCTGCACCCCTGCCCAGGTCACCAACTCCAAGCTATCCTCTGTCCTGCCTGTTGTCCTACCTGTCCCGCCTGGTTCCCACCTCTCTCACCAGGGCTCTTCCTGAGTCCCGTCACCAACACCCTCCTCAGGGACTCCTGCTATAGACTCCAAACAGGCCCACCCCCTGCCGAGCAGCCACAGCAGCCTTCTCCTCCACTCTAAATCCGTCAACAAGTCCCCAGTTTCCTCGGAGTAAACTCCAAACTCCTCAGCTCCAGCCTCACCTctcaccctccccagccctgctccccgcCTCAGGCCGCAGGTCTTTACTACGCTGTCTCTCTTCCTGCAAGGCCTTTCTCCACAGGTTGCCTGGATAACGTTCTGAGGACTTAACTCAGAagacacctcctccaggaagctgtcccctccctgggggCCCCCATGAATCCCGTGAGCCCTGTTCATTTTGATCATGTTCAACTTCCTCACTCGTCTGCCCGCAGGAACCAGGCTTACTGGTCTCCTAGCCCACAACTGCCCAGTGAACACTGCCCAGTGAACACTGCCGAGCAGATGGCCCAATCGGCCAGACCACAGGGCTCTGGAGAAGAACCTGACACGGGCCCTGCTCACGAGGGGCTCAGTCCAGAGGGAATGCAGACAGGTGACAAGGAGAGTGAGACGGGGGGTGCCAGTGTGCGACCAGAAGGGTGGCTGGGAACGGAGATGATCTGGACAGGGCTTCCAACTCGCACCTTCATCAGGAGGGCCTTCTCCTTCTCCGCCACCTTTCTCCAGATCTTGGTGACCTGGTGGATCTCGGAGTTCAGGAAGCGGTTCTGGGTCCGGTAGGCTTCCATGTCATCCTGGAGAAGACAGCACAGCATCTTATTAGTTATACCACAAACATGTCCCTGGTCTTGGGGGGGGTCACACCCTCAAAGGAGCTCCAAAGCCtcctttctttagaaatttcCAACAATGGCAACAGAAAAGGAAGtctgaaagaaattgaattacCCATGACCCCTTCTCTATTCCTGATGTGGGCATGATGTGGTGGAGAGAGTGCTAGGCCTGAGTTCAAAGAGGACTCAGGCAGGACACTGAATCACTCTgaccctctgtttcctcatctgtaaaagggggaaGTACCAAGTACCCTACTGGGCAGCTGGGAGAGTAAATGAGATAACGTGTGATAACACTAAATACAGAGACCAAAACATAACAACAGCTCAAgtcatgtttgtttttaaaatcaacctATTTTATCATATGTTTACAATCACACTGCGGACATTTTTTTACTCAGTGTCACTATGTAAATGCTCCTCTATGTTGCTATATAAGTTTCCCAATGATCTTTTCTAATGTCTGAGGATGATTCTATTGGGGTGAATTTGCCATAACTTACCTATAATCCTTTTcctattgcttttataatttgagCCCTGAGTGTTTTCAGTTGGCTtttaattatgaataatgctgtgatgaacatctCCGAGTTTCCCTTTGCAAGATGTCTGGTGCAGGGAGTGAGCTGCCTGCTGCTGGGGCATACAAGGAGAAGCTGGACAAGCACTGGG from the Eulemur rufifrons isolate Redbay chromosome 7, OSU_ERuf_1, whole genome shotgun sequence genome contains:
- the TBC1D2 gene encoding TBC1 domain family member 2A isoform X2; translated protein: MLCCLLQDDMEAYRTQNRFLNSEIHQVTKIWRKVAEKEKALLMKCAYLQARNCQVESKYLAGLRRLQEAVGDGASECVELLRQLTQEALQWEAGEASEGMEMSPISEYDEYGFLRVPDYEVEDLKLLAKIQALEVRSRHLLSLEAVERPLRERWAALAELVPSAELKQLLRAGVPHEHRPRVWRWLVHRRTQHLHTPGCYQELLSRSQASKHPAARQIELDLNRTFPNNKHFTCPTSGFPDKLRRVLLAFSWQNPTIGYCQGLNRLAAIALLVLDKEESAFWCLVAIVETIMPPDYYSKTLMASQVDQRVLQDLCSEKLPRLMAHLGQHHVDLSLVTFNWFLVVFADSLISDILFRVWDAFLYEGTKVVFRYALAIFKYNEEEILRLQDGLEIYQYLRLFTKTICNSRKLMNIAFNDMNPFSMKQLQQLRTVHRERLESELRELERLKAEYLERRASQGRAVPEGCASEDEGEGEA